AAGCCAGAGAGCAGGGACTGACAACAGCAGATGGGGTGTTTTCCTCCTGAGCCTGCAATCAGCTGAAACAgcaggtcagagctcaggggctTACACTCAGCAGCACAAGTAATTCTAATGATGGATGTTGGAAATAAAAAACTGGTCTGATACTTAACTTTTTTTACTAAAGTCCCTTTTGCAGACTCCTACATCACCTGCACCACCAGACTCGCTCCTCTGCTCCCTGTCAGTCTCTTCCCTTTGTGGTTTCATACCATCAACACTGGTGAAGTGGGACTGCACAAAGCATCAGCAATGGGTGCTGTAGCTACTTTCTTATAGGACAGCCTGAACCTCGCACTAGACCTGGGGTGCCACTGCAGGTGGAAACGGGGCTTGAACAGGCTGTGGCAGAGTGGAAaccatagaagcatagaatcaccaggctggaaaagacccactggatccaaccattcccatcaatcactaaaccatgcccctcagcacctcttccacctgtcccttaaacacctccagggaaggggactcaaccacctccctgggcagcctctgccagtgcccagtgaccctttccgtgaaaaattttttcttaatgtccagcctcaacatcccctggcggagcttgaggccattccctctcgtcctgtcccctgtcacttgggagaagaggccagctccctcctctccataacttcctttcaggtagttgtagaaagcaatgaggtctcccctcagcctcctcttctccaggctaaacacccccagctctctcagccgttcctcataaggcacCCAGCACCCGGAGCGCACAGCAGATCCGAGGTTGCCTGCTGGCACCTGGCACTGTAGCAGTGTCGTGGGCTGGAGCAATCGTGTGTTGGCAGTGCCTGGGGAGGGGTGGCGGAGTTGAGCCCTTGGGAGGAAGGCTACCAGCCTCTCTCAGGGTGCAGAGAGCAGTGCATGGTGATATCTGTTGGACTTTCACACCCGTGTATCATCAGCCCGAGTCGCACACTACTGGTCTGCCACCTTGATAGCACGAGGAAATGGCCATGGGATTTTTCCactctctcctctttctttccctgaagGTGAAATTCTGATGCAGATGTCCGACACGCAGAGACTCCTGAGCTCCGATTTGGAAGTTGTGGTGAGTGGTTTTTCCTGGGGGTTGGTGCAGGTGGGGGGAAAAGACACTACCTTAACAACATCATGCTCGTATTTGCTCCATTTGCCACATCTCCCATCCTCTGACGTGCCTGCTGGGAGGTGACTGCCTCCCTGTCACACCTGCTGTGCGTGACGGGGCGCATAGCAGAGCCTGGCTGCTCGATGCTTGGTGCTGTTGGTGGACTGTCACCACCACTCCACCAAGGTGGTGGAGGGTGTGCAGTAGAGTGACAGATGCCTGACAcacaggctgcagggctgctccatGGTAGCCCTGATGTGCCCATTTCTGGCTTCTGTTTGGGGTCCAGGCGGCAAAGGAGCCACTAGCTCTGTGGAGTTTGTGAGCCAGCCCTCACCACAGTGCATGTAACACCCGGTATGGTGAAGGGATGAGGGTGATGGCTCCTTTGCCTCTTCCAGGCTCAGACCTTCCATGTGGACCTGCTACAGCACATGGAGAAGAACACCAAAATGGATGTGCAGTTCATCAGTGTGAGTGATGAAGTCTCTTCTCATCCTTAACTCCCCTCGTTTCCCTCTCCACCCAATGGCTTTTGCTTGTGGACTTGGGTATTTCCTTGGCTTCCTCAGCAGGAGTTAGGGAGGATTATCTTCTTCTTCTGtcatcatagaatgatttgggttggaagggaccttaaagatcatcctgttccaacccccctgccatgggcagggacacctcccactgtataAGGCTGCTTGAAgcctcatccaagctggccttgaacacctccagggagggggcatccacagcaTCTCTGGACGATctgctccagtgcttcaccaccctcattgtgatgaatttcctccttatgtctaatctagatcttcccccctccaatctAAAatcattccttctcatcctgtcactacaagcctttgtaaacagtccctccccagctttcttgcaggcccccttcaggtactggaaggtcgctgtaaggtctcctcggagccttctcttgtccaggctgaacgaccAAACCTCATGGACCGAACCTCTCCTGGCCTGGCTGATGACAGAGAGCTAAAGAGAGCAGACAACTGTTCTTTGTGCAGCAGGACTTGCCAAATTCTTCAACGTGTCTAAGAGTCTTGGCATCCCAAAAGTAGAGTTCCCAGCTTCCCTCAGCCACAGCCTCTGCATACATGTGGGTCCTGTGCTGTTGTGGCCCAGCTGGCCATGCTGGCGGCTAGTGTCACGGAAGGAGACAGAGGCCTGGGGCTTGTTCCCAGTGCCAAGAGAGCTGGGTGCCAGTTCTTGTTCCTGAGACCTTGAGGTTCATCAGCACTCTGGGTCCCttcaaaatgaagagaaatgtaaagaaaggcttCTTATAAGAGGTCTAGGTGAAGCCTGGATTCAAGGTGACTCGGAGGTTCAACCACCCATCAGAGCAGGACCTTTGCTGCATGACAAGGTGGCTGAGTCTTCAGTTCCTCACTCAGTCTGGTTTCCCTTTGGCAGGAGAGTCAGAAGCAGTATGAGCTGGAGTACCAGCGCAGAGCCACCAACCTGGATAAGTGCATGGCAGAGCTGTGGAGAATGGAAAGGACCCGTGATAAAAATGTCCGGGAGATGAAGGTGAGCAGCTATTACGGGAAGGGGAGCTGGAAAAAGAACTGGGTGATTTATTTGGAGCCAGGACTGATTTCTGAGAAACATTGTCTTTCCTTAAAATCCAGGAGGTTGTCTTCAATGTTAAAAAGGCAGCAGGCTTGTCTGGAAAGCAGGaaattcctttctccttttctaaaGGGTGCTGTCTACGCGTGGTTCTCACCCCTGCCAAGCCCTTGCCTCATTTAGCAAGCCTCAGTTTTGGTCCCTggcactgctcttctctgtgctgcttCAGTACTGTGAGCAGACTGGGAAGCTGACAGACGTCACCTCTTTCAACCCTTCCCCTGCCTTGTCTGAGCCCACTCTTCTGGATTTACACtgatcttttcctctctttctcccctgtGGCCCAGGAGAACGTGATGCGACTGCGCTCGGAGATGCAGGCATTCGTCTCAGAGAGCCAGAGGGAAgcggagctggaggagaaacgTCGTTATCGCTTCCTGGCTGAAAAGCATCAGATGCTGTACAACACCCTCCTCCAGTTTTATAGCCGGGTACGGCCCTGGtgtgccagggaaggggagctgggggagcaggcaggcaggagggagccAGGGCTGAGCAACCCCTTGGGTGAAGACAACGTCTATGCATGAACTGGGCAGGAAACTCTGTTTCGTTTCTTGTTGTGGGGTCCAGGCTGACCGTACTAGCCTGGATTAGCACGGCTGAGGCTGAGGATGATGCTGACACAGGGTTAGCTGGCTGTGTAGGCAATGGGAGAGGGAAAGGTGATGTAGGTGTTTATAGCAAGGTCTTTGGGACTATGGGGGCTCTGCTGGAGGGCTTCCTCCTAGAAATTCACTCCTACATGGCTCTGTTTGGCCATTCCCACAGACCTAATTGTGGGAGGACCTGGTCCCCAACCTAGTGCGTGTGGCAGCCTTTGGCTCCCTCTATAGCTGCTCTGCCCTGTCGATCACTCCTACTtatcctctctctctccccaggcAAGGGGCATGATCCAGACCAAGGCACCGCTGTGGAAGGAGCAGCTGGATGCCAGCCGCAACCCCTCAAACAGCCATACGCAGGGTCTTCTTCCAGCCTCCCATGGCTCAGGGTATCCATCAGGCCGGCTCAACCCCACCCACCTGGAGATGGTGAGTAGCCCACGGACGCCTCCACTTTGTttggtgaaacactgaaacaggctgcccaaaggGTTGGTAGgtgacccatccctggaaagattcaaggtcaggctggatggggctctgagcaacctgatctattTGCAGATATCCCTTCTTATTCCGGCAGGGTTGGGCTACATGAACTTTAAaagtcacttccaacccaaagcattttatgattctgtgacggtgaggctgtggctgcccctttCAGGCTGCAGGGCAAGGCCAGTCCTTGGCCGATTGTGGTACTTGCTGCCTTGTCCAGCTTCTGTCCGAGATGAAGGAAATTATGTGTATGGGTTGCAATGCAGCAGCGTGTTGGGTTTGGCTTTCTGAGAGTGACTGGATATCTCTTGGAGTATCTCCCACTTAACACAGCCCCTGTTGATACGCATTTAGCCTCCTTTCCTTCCAACAGCCCCAGAGACCCCTTGGGGACTTTGCTTCTCCGATGACTGGAAGTAGACCCAGCGTCTTCTCTCCGGAGCATCCAGAAATGAGACCATCTCCTCAACCAGAATCCCCCAGGCGGCCACTGCGGAGGACACCATCAGCCAGTATGACCCATGGTGTGGGGAGACACAGTGGTTTGGTCCCTCGGGAGGGTTGGTTCTCAGTCCTCAGCCACATCTCTAGGCATGGTGAGAGAAGAGCGCACATGGGAACTGGGGAAGGCAACGTTAAATGAAGCAGAGGCTGAGCTCAACCTTCAGAGCAGGGTCAATCCAGGACAAGACTAGGCTTCCTGGCTGGCTGTGTGAGGTAGGGGACGCACAGATGTGCCATTTTCAAGGCTTCTTGAACCGTGAGGGTTGGTTCTTACTGGAGTTTATGTTTTGCTAATGTACTTTCCCTTGTGCTACCAGATTATTTTGTAGGCCCTGCCCCACAAAATGCAGCCTGTTACCTCTCGTCTAACCTGTGTTTCCTTCCTGAAAAATTTCAGCctaaagtgttaaaaaaaaaaaaagaaaaaggacaaggggagagaaaaacaaCCCAAATACTCAGTTGCTTTAGCAGGGTAGGGAAGAGTGAGTGGGTCATTGTAGCAGGCAGTACCTGTGCCCTAGACATCTGGCCAAAGAGGACATAGTACAAAGTAAGTAGTTTCAGCTTGAGTTGATTTTCTCCTGTGAGATGAATGTTTTACCCTTTCCTGTGCTATGCCCTGCTCTCTGGCAATAGAGAAAGGCCATCTACTCCTCCTCTAGGGTAGATGACCAGGGAAGTGCTCCAGGGAAGTGCTGGTCCCTTCGAGGAACTGTGGATCTTGCAGGAGGATGCTGAACTCCAACCAGACCATTCCAATGCCTCCCTGCAGGTTTGCTCCCTACTGGCCGTACCTCCCGGTCGGGTTCCTTTGGTGAGGCCAGCAGCGGCAGCGAAGGCAGGAAGAGGAGCAGCACGGCAAGAGTGCAGGCGATCGTGCCCCACACGACAGGTGCCAACCGGACACTCCTCCGGTTTGACCCCGGGGACATCATCACGGTGCTGATGCCGGATGCGCAGAACGGCTGGCTGTACGGCAAGCTGGAAGGCTTGTCCACGTATGTGACTTCAGTGCTGTAGATTTGCCTGATTCAGGCTTGTTGAGTCCGGAGTTGGGAGGCTTACGGCTGAAATTATGCCTGTAATGTCCTAAATCGTGAGCTGTGCCGAGCTTGAGTCTCTTCAAGCTGAGGAGGCGCAGTGGGGCAGGGTGAGCATGGATGAGCTGCCCAAGAAATCTCCAAGGGGTTTGAGATGGGAGAGCCAGGGATGCAGTGCCCCCCTCTCGGCTTGCATAATTGAGTAACTCCTGTCACGGGACCCATCTCAGGGCCGTGAACTGCTGGAGTTACCTGAGAGGCCAAGCATTTCTCAGCTCTCACAGCAGCTGCCGCTGCACCCTCCAGCACAGACAGGACATGGAAACTGCTGCACCCAGTGCTTACTGAATTACTCCCTGTGGTGCTGCCGGCCAACATCTCTTTGCAAAGCCTGTCCTGTTCCAAGCAGCAACCCTGCACTGTGCTCTGCAGGGAAGCTCGCACTCAGATGAGAAAAGAGCAAAAGCTGTACTTTTCTTTCCGAGAGGTTCCTGGGATGGAGCTGCTTTGCTCTGAGGAGAAGGGATTTCCACAGCTTCCTTGTGTGCTGGCCTTGGCAACCCTGCTCGGTTAGAGCATCTCTTCCTGGATTGCTCCAATGTTGCTCCTGGTAGAAGGAATTTTGCACAGATTCTGAGATAAAATAGTCCTGTTCCTACCTCAAGGACTGTCTTATCATAACCCCATGCCCCACCTAAGGATGAAAGACGTGCAGAAACCCTGTCACACATAGCAGCAGCAGTGGCTTGGTTGGTGTGTGGGACGGGTCATGGATCAGGAGTGCTGGGCAGCTGGATCTGAAGAACCACAAATCGTGTTTTCCTGGAcctcatttttctctgttcctaTGCCCTAGATGCGGCTGGTTCCCTGAAGCTTATGTAAAGCCTCTGGAGGAAGTGAGGGAATTGGAGGAGCCAGCCACCAGGTAACAGGAGACCAACtggccaggcaggagctgaggtgGTGCCTGGTGGGTCACTAACACCCGTGGGGTGGCTGTTTGGGGTGTGCCCCATAGAGAGCTGCAGTGCTCTCATGCTGGAGCATCTGCTGGGAGCCTTGCTGTGCCCTGAGGTCTCACAGGCTCACCCTAGATGGCTCCCCTAACACATGTAATATCTTCTCAAAGGCACTTGTGACTGGGCCAGTCCAAGCCATGTGTGTTTTCTCCAGACATCCCGCAGATACATGTTGTGGATAGCACCTGTGCTGTTCCCTGTTCCTTGGTCTTTGACTCTCACCCCACTGTCTTCTCCTGTTGCTCAGGTCCTTCCCGCTGCGAAGCAGCCACAGTATGGATGACATCCTGGACCGTCCCAGCACTCCTTCCTCTAGCAATTACTGGCCTGCCACTGCCCAGTCCAGTTTGCCGAACCCACCTCCCCTCTCGGTGGGTGCCAGCAATCACCAGAGTGGGGTGGCCACCCCGGTCAGTTCTGGCTCCAGGGTAAGAGCAGGAGGAGTGACTGATGGGTGTGTGTGGAGTGGGCCAGGTCTGACTTCCATCCTTCAAGACATAGCTATTCTGCATTGGCCTattgagaaagaaaaccacCTTCCAGATGTAGGTGTGTgacctcttccctttctgagCTGGGGGGTCTTGTTAGCACTGGCCTTTCTCACCCAGTCTCTTCGCACGTCACCATGTCCTGATCGCCTCTGCCCGTCAGCCTTGTGTGTGCAGATCCTCAGTGCCTGGCTTTCCTCCCCTGAGGGACTGCTTTTTTGCCCCCGCCCttctcatttctctctctttttgctcACCAGGGACGCTTCAGTTCAGTCCTTTTCTCCATGACCTCCCAGCCTGATTTCTGGTGGCTCCAGGGCAGCACCTCTTTCTGCTAATAGTAGGACCATGGAGTGATCAGGCTGGCCTGGGGCGTGGGTGGATGACCAGCTAACAGAGATGCCATCCTTCTTCTTCCTTAAGAGAATGGGGAGGAGTTTCATAAGGCTCCTATCCTAAATTCAAGAAAGAGTTGAGTTAAAGCCACAGTTCTGATAGGAGGAAAGCCAGGGTCAAAGAACACAGCTGGTTTGGAGAGCCTTAGAACAAGTCGTGTCCAAACCATGGCTTATGGCTCAGCTTACCACTGCTGCCAGGTGTGGAGAATCGATTGGTGAGGACAGGCAAAGTTAAAGTTGCACTAGTTCACAGTGAGGACCTGGGAGAGGGAAGAACAGTGCTGCCTGTGGGACGTTACTTGCTCAGTCTCATAGGAAGCTGGGAAATCTTGTCTCTAGTTGCTGGCTCCAGGACAGTGTGAGGTTGCAAGCAACCAGATGGctcaaaagactgaaaaatgcaatatttaattactctttttttcccttcatgcGCTGCTCTGTGGTTTCAGGGAGCCTTAGGCAGCACAGAGgggagccagctctgcagcttaTTTCCCCTCTAGGTCATATATTTCCATACTATCCCAGGGCTAGGTTGTAGGAATAGAGCTGGGATTGAGCAATGAAGTGTGTGGAATGTTTGGAGTACCATGGCAGGACAATTGAGCCTCGCTAGGAGTTTGGAAAGACTCAGCCTTGCTCTAAATTTCTGCCTAAGACATCCTCCAGTTGAGCCAGAAGCAAACAGGTGTGTGTTTGACTTCCTAACTGGAACATAGATAGCCACAGGTGGCTTTCTTGTCTGCCACCAGCTAGACAAACTGGCACAGACGAGTTTTTACTGGTCCTTCATTGCCTACTGGCCAAGAATAAGGGCCTCAGGACTTGGGTCCATCTTTCTCTATCAAGTTCGCCCAcacatggttggactcgatgatccagtgggtcctttccaacctagtgattccatgattctatataatGAGTGTGCTATGTAGGGTAGGTAGCAACAGCTACCTAACAGCTAACATGAGCCTGCCATGGATGCAGGAAGCTTGTGAGGGCACTGATGATAAAATCTTTGCCAGGATGTGTGGGCAACGTGAGAGAGGGGGCATctctggctgtgctggcagagTGAAACGTAGCTCAGACTGTCCCTGTTTGCTGTGCTCTTCAGACATGACCCTCTGGGGATCTGAGgcatctcctttctttcccaagACAAAGAGAGGTGTCCTAGGGAAATAGGGAAACTTTGGTGTAGGGACAGCTCCCCACCACCTCAAAGTAGGTGTAGCAGTGAATTTCTGGGCTTTTGCAAACCTTGATGAATAAGGAGGAGTCAGGGCCCTGTTAATAGGACTTGGGCTGCTAACTCACTGAAGTGTTTTGTGGAATCTTCCTCCATGTGTGCggtgcctcctgccccactTCTGTCTCTCCATTCCCCACCCAGACAGTTCACtgctgccttttattttcactgcagaaatCAGGAGTATTTGACCAGCCCCCTGAACTCTTCCCACGGTGAGTGAGGTGTGGAGCTGCATTCTGGAATGATTGGATGGGAACAGGGGGATGTTATTACAATGCTGTTATTGTTTAATGTTTTGGATTATCAAAGGTGGGAGGAACAGGGACATGTCTGGAGGGAAGCAATAGACAAACCACCTTCTAGGACAGGAGTTGGGCCATTCTGGCTATCCATGAAGCCTCTCTCCTACCTCTGGTAATACGAGGTCGGAGCTGAGCACCCTGAGCAGGTGGCCAGACCTGCATGTTCCTTCTCATCCATCCTAGAGGAGCCACAATAGCAGCTCTCAGCCTGAGTGTGGAGCTAAACGCTtcaggcagctctgcctgcttgGAAGGGGCTGAGGCATGAGGGACTGCCTTTTAGCTTTGATGAGCCAAGTCTATGGAAATAAGGCTTGCCTTAAatccctgcttttcttcctcctgctgggTTGGTGTCTCCGTGTCTCTGCCATGGTGCTCTTGCCTCTTCCTGCTGCCTGATTTCTTGCTTGGAGGGTCAGGGCCACAAGTGTAGAGTGTTGTTGTAAGGGACAGCCCTATGCGAGTGTCCCTTTGTCACCACGTGGAAGACAGAGGGTGAGAAGCCCTGAGGAGAGCCCAGGGAAACCTACAGCAGAGTGttaaggagagagaaaacataCTCAGCAGAAACCTTTACCACACTTACCTCCTTGGCATGAAGGTGGCTGTCCAGCAGAACTAAATAACCTTTTCTTTGTCAGCAAGTTCCTTCCATGGTCTATTCAGATTTCCTGATGGCTGCctgtttcctttcctcttccagaGGTACCAACCCCTTCGCCACAGTCAAGCTGCGTCCCACGGTCACCAATGACCGCTCAGCACCCATCATCCGATGAAGTGGGGCTGTGGATAGTGAAGAATTtcagcagggaagggagaggggtaCAAGTGACGGGCTGTGACCCCGGCTGGGCAGCCTAGTGCTACCACTCACAGAGCAACCTCTTTTTTTACCCATCCTTTCCCTCTGGTTCATGGGGACCCACCTCACCTGGCTGTCTGGGATGCTTTAGCCAGCAGCACATCCCTGCCGCTCTTTTTGGATTGTCCCCTGTTCTCCCCTCCCCGTGTGGTGTTACTGTACTTTAGTGGGATAAGTCTGGTGTTACTGGTGCTGGTGGCCTGGGAGAGGGGATGCTGCTGGTCTGGGAGGCAGAAGGATGGAAAGGTAAGATCATCTGGAGCAGGATGAGGAAGGTGAATCTTTGCCAGCCCTGTTGTGGGCAGAGAACTTGCCGAACTTTGCTACCAGAAGAATGAACCCCAAAGGGAGGAGACCACAAGAAGGCTTCCAGCAGCGTGGTCCAGTTGACAGGGTCTACAGCATGGAGCTCTTGGACCCTTTGGCAACCGTGTCCGTTTGTAGCAATATTTTCCCCTTCTCACACCCTGCCACGGCCCCTTCCCTTGCTGGGCAGCCCTGGAGCACAGTGGGGGCAGGCGATAGTGCCTAGTGCTGTTGCCCTGCTCCTTCGCCTGTTGTCCTGTGGGAAAagatcttgtttttaaaaaataaaatggagaatGCTGCTTCTGTAGCCATCCCAGTGGCTGGGACATCGCCTCAGTCAGAGGACACGGGGGGAGGAGGACGTGGAGTCCCTGCCAGCACTGGGGCCATGAGGACTGCCCATGGTTGGGGTGTTGAAGGCTGCTATGCTGTGCTTGCCTagtgcccatggcagcgggggtggaactagatgatctttaaggtcccttccaatccaaactattctgtgattctacttgTCTGGAGGGGTGGCGTGGGGCTGCTTGGTGTGGGGATAAATCCTACTCTGGGGACCTGTTGGGGCCCCACCGGCCTGGGCCCACTGTTGAGGGCCACAGTGAGAGGCAACGAGGGAGGGAGTGTGAGCAACAGCCAGGGCTTTAGCCGATTAGCCTTATTAATAGAAATTAAACCCTGGCTGTGAGCACTGCAAAGCCTCCACAGCCAGCCCCCCCGGGCACCATCCTGCCACGAGAAAGGCATAGCactggaggctgaggggctTGAGGTGTTTACAGCTTGGACCTTTCCCTCCACCCTCCCTGAAATCCCACCTGGGTTGAGCCCCAGCCCCCTCCGTGGCAGTAAAATGAGTTCCCCAACACCTAGCCAGACTGGCTTGTCCCTGGCACCCTCCTGGGTAGCAAGCACTGAGAGGTTTTATTGAGCAGGGGGTGTTCAGTGAGCTGCCAGAGGTGGGCTGGATCTCACCCTTTGAGCCAGGGACAGCAGTGATTCCTCCGCTGATCCACCTcatctcctctctctgctggGCACATGCCCTGCGGAACCACGCCAGCGCTTCTCCATCCTTCTGGCCGGTGGCTGAGGAAGCAGTGAGGGGTATGAAAagctgccccttccctctctgtgccctcGTCCTCCCTTGCTTACCTTCCCAGCACCCTCTCCCCTGACTGGATCCATCACCGTCAACCCTCATGCCACTTAGCCTGCCCCACTCTGTTGGGGGAAAGGTGAGGAGCCCCATGGCAGCGGGATTACCGGGGGATTCGGGCCGTAGCAGGCTGCCACCTCCTCCCCATTGGCTGGAAAAGCCTCTTAAAAGTGGAGAAGTGCTTTCTGCCCGCTCAGCGCCCGCCAGTCTCTGAAACCATAAGCAGCTGCTGACCCACATCCACGCTGGGAGCGCCGTGGGGCACTACCTGCACCCACAGGAGGCGAGGGGGGTCCCCTGGACAGGGTGTCCCCCCCAAGATTGGCCACAGGTGGCTTTGCTGGGCAGCATTGGAGCTGGAGGAAAGCAGACTGAGAGGAAGATTAGCTCCCTAGTCAGGGCATAGCTGCCCCAAAGGAAGGAGCAGGGCACAAGAGGCTGCTCGACGGGTGCTGGATTCCCACAGgcattgccttgcatttattTGGCTGGCAGCGTGCACACCATGGAGCAAAGAGCCAGCGGGACCTTCTAACTGGGTGCCCTTGTCAAGAGCCGGGAATTGCCagccagagggagaagggagcgCTGCAGACAGGTCCGCT
This genomic window from Phaenicophaeus curvirostris isolate KB17595 chromosome 1, BPBGC_Pcur_1.0, whole genome shotgun sequence contains:
- the BAIAP2L2 gene encoding BAR/IMD domain-containing adapter protein 2-like 2; this translates as MDLSYRSTISIYKSILEQFNPALENLVYLGNNYLRAFHALSKAAEVYFKAIEKIGEQALQSSTSHVLGEILMQMSDTQRLLSSDLEVVAQTFHVDLLQHMEKNTKMDVQFISESQKQYELEYQRRATNLDKCMAELWRMERTRDKNVREMKENVMRLRSEMQAFVSESQREAELEEKRRYRFLAEKHQMLYNTLLQFYSRARGMIQTKAPLWKEQLDASRNPSNSHTQGLLPASHGSGYPSGRLNPTHLEMPQRPLGDFASPMTGSRPSVFSPEHPEMRPSPQPESPRRPLRRTPSASLLPTGRTSRSGSFGEASSGSEGRKRSSTARVQAIVPHTTGANRTLLRFDPGDIITVLMPDAQNGWLYGKLEGLSTCGWFPEAYVKPLEEVRELEEPATRSFPLRSSHSMDDILDRPSTPSSSNYWPATAQSSLPNPPPLSVGASNHQSGVATPVSSGSRKSGVFDQPPELFPRGTNPFATVKLRPTVTNDRSAPIIR